The Thermoanaerobacterales bacterium nucleotide sequence TATGCCCGAATGGAGGGATACAGCTTCCCCCACCCAAGACGGGAACTTTAATATCGCTAATATCGCTCCTAGGCCGCGTTGAGCGCCAGTTGTTGCCGGCGGTAGCTGCCCAGAACGCGACAAGCATCGTAGTGGCGCTTTTCCTTGCCCAGCGTGTATAGCACCCGCAAGAGTTTGAGCGCGACAGCCACCAGAGCCTGCTTACGCTGTAGCCGGTTTACCGGCCGGGTGAGGAAGTGCTGGTACAGCGCCTTGAATTCCCGATTCTTGGACACCAGGATCAGCGCCGCCTGGTACAGCAGGCTGCGCAGCACAGGCCGACCACGTTTGGAAATCCTTGTTTGGCCCGTTCGCTGGCCTGAGCTGTTCTCGGTCAGGTTATAACCCGCCAGCTTCTGAATTTGCTTCCAGTGCTCGTAGCGTCCAAGGTCGCCCACTTCGCCCAAGAAGGACGCGGCGGTGACCACGCCGACGCCGGGAATGCTCAGAAGGTACGGAGCAAGACCGGTTTGCTCCAGGGCCTGCTTCATGGCCGCTTCGGTCTGCTCCATTTGCTCGTGCCAAAACGCGATTTCCGCCAAGCAGGAACGTAGCTTCAGCCGGGCGCCTTGCAGCCCGCTTTGTACGCCGATCGACCGGGCCGCTGCGGCAAGCAGGCTGGCCGCCCGCTTCTCCCCAACCCGCTGCCGGGTCGCCAGTTTCAATGCGGCAGCCAAGTCTTGTTGGGACCAGGCCTGCACATCTACAGGAAATGGACAGTGCTGCAGCACGTACTGAGCGGCCTTGCCCAAGGGATCGGCAAACACTTCGGTG carries:
- a CDS encoding IS110 family transposase translates to IQRFHPQIAPHRVVVGMEPSGHYWKPLAHYLQQAGFHIVLTNPFHVKSSKELSDNSPTKNDRKDAGVIAELVQEGRFLRCYLPEGMYAELRVLTVTRQQQRQKLNAALNGLQAILDEHFPEFTEVFADPLGKAAQYVLQHCPFPVDVQAWSQQDLAAALKLATRQRVGEKRAASLLAAAARSIGVQSGLQGARLKLRSCLAEIAFWHEQMEQTEAAMKQALEQTGLAPYLLSIPGVGVVTAASFLGEVGDLGRYEHWKQIQKLAGYNLTENSSGQRTGQTRISKRGRPVLRSLLYQAALILVSKNREFKALYQHFLTRPVNRLQRKQALVAVALKLLRVLYTLGKEKRHYDACRVLGSYRRQQLALNAA